A region from the Paludicola sp. MB14-C6 genome encodes:
- a CDS encoding LacI family DNA-binding transcriptional regulator, producing MTIKDIARLSGYGVSTVSRALNGHPDVSEETKNKINEIVEKYKFVPNSNARQLKQNQSKDIAIIVKGSFNLFFATIIENIQIYLSKANINAMVHYSDEYSDEVKIAQKVQNEQKPMGIIFLGGNIEFLKKSFKHITVPCVLCTTNGNQIIASNLSSVSVDDIKGAEAAVDFLLQNSHKHIGIIGGNINKSYTSKLRLMGCENSFAKNQLTFSTDYYEESDFSINCAYEATKTLLSKHSDITAIFAMSDIMALGTISAIHDMGKSVPDDISVIGFDGIELGKYYIPKLTTIKQPEKELAKLSVKKIINMINNTESSSHILLNASLLEGNSVKKI from the coding sequence ATGACTATTAAAGATATTGCCAGACTTTCTGGATATGGCGTAAGTACCGTTTCAAGGGCACTAAATGGTCACCCCGATGTAAGCGAAGAAACCAAAAATAAAATAAATGAAATTGTAGAAAAATACAAATTTGTTCCTAACTCAAACGCTCGTCAATTAAAACAAAATCAAAGTAAAGATATCGCTATTATTGTAAAAGGTAGCTTTAACCTTTTCTTTGCAACCATTATAGAAAATATTCAAATTTACCTAAGCAAAGCGAACATCAATGCTATGGTTCATTATTCAGACGAATATTCAGATGAAGTCAAAATTGCTCAAAAAGTTCAAAACGAACAAAAACCAATGGGTATCATTTTCTTAGGCGGTAATATTGAATTCTTAAAAAAGAGCTTTAAACACATTACAGTTCCATGTGTTCTTTGCACAACAAACGGAAACCAAATCATAGCAAGTAATCTTTCCAGTGTAAGTGTTGACGATATAAAGGGCGCTGAAGCCGCAGTTGATTTTTTGCTTCAAAATTCTCATAAACATATTGGAATTATTGGTGGTAATATAAACAAATCATACACTTCAAAACTCAGATTGATGGGATGCGAAAATAGCTTTGCAAAGAATCAGCTTACCTTTTCAACAGACTATTATGAAGAAAGTGATTTTTCAATCAATTGTGCATATGAGGCAACAAAAACACTACTTTCTAAACATAGCGATATTACAGCTATCTTTGCAATGTCAGATATTATGGCGCTAGGTACAATTTCAGCTATTCATGATATGGGAAAAAGTGTGCCGGATGATATCTCTGTTATTGGATTTGATGGCATTGAATTAGGTAAATACTATATTCCTAAACTTACAACCATTAAGCAGCCTGAAAAAGAGCTTGCAAAACTAAGTGTTAAAAAAATCATTAATATGATTAATAATACAGAATCTTCTTCACATATTCTTTTAAATGCATCTTTGTTGGAAGGCAACTCTGTTAAAAAAATATAA
- the malQ gene encoding 4-alpha-glucanotransferase, whose product MRSSGILMHISSLPSNYGIGTMGKTAYDFVDFLKQSGQKIWQLLPINPTSYGDSPYSSFSLYAGNPYFIDLDILHEEKLLEHSEYHNLNWGDDEEKVDYGKIFELRFNVLKKAFERFIKNADFQYEAFKQDNYFWLYDYSLYMALKFDNNNLSWQEWDEALRKRDKEALHQKEIQLKNEIEFWKFVQYKFYKQFYKLKQYANKNGIKIIGDIPIYVALDSADVWANPELFMLDEDLKPIEVAGCPPDDFAKTGQLWGNPLYNWEVMKQRGYDWWVNRIGTATKIYDIVRIDHFRGFESYYAIKAESETAEHGTWRKGPDIELFNTIKAKLSNPDIIAEDLGHFTEPVKTLLNATGYPGMKVLQFGFNSGEDSTFLPHNFKRNTVCYTGTHDNDTIKGWLDSLNEADLKYVMDYLNVDNKDDCIYGLIRLAWASVCDMAITTMQDLLKLPTEARMNIPSTAQGNWRWRMKKDQLTQELTQKLYTLTKLYWR is encoded by the coding sequence ATGCGTTCTAGCGGCATTTTAATGCACATTTCCAGTCTGCCTTCTAATTATGGCATTGGGACAATGGGAAAAACTGCGTATGATTTTGTTGATTTTTTAAAACAATCAGGTCAAAAAATATGGCAGCTACTCCCTATCAATCCAACAAGTTACGGTGATTCTCCTTACTCCTCATTTTCACTTTATGCGGGTAATCCTTATTTCATTGATTTGGATATTTTACATGAAGAGAAATTACTAGAACATTCAGAATATCATAACCTAAATTGGGGTGATGATGAAGAAAAAGTCGATTACGGAAAAATCTTCGAACTGCGTTTTAATGTATTAAAAAAAGCATTTGAACGTTTCATTAAAAATGCTGATTTCCAATATGAAGCTTTTAAACAAGATAACTACTTTTGGCTTTATGATTATTCTTTATATATGGCATTAAAGTTTGATAACAATAATCTATCATGGCAAGAATGGGATGAAGCTTTACGCAAAAGAGATAAAGAAGCTTTACATCAAAAAGAAATACAACTGAAAAACGAGATCGAATTTTGGAAATTTGTACAATACAAGTTTTATAAACAGTTTTACAAATTAAAACAATATGCTAACAAAAATGGTATTAAAATTATTGGTGATATTCCGATTTATGTAGCACTTGATAGTGCTGATGTATGGGCAAATCCAGAACTTTTTATGCTTGACGAAGACTTAAAACCAATTGAAGTTGCAGGATGTCCTCCAGATGATTTTGCAAAAACCGGTCAACTTTGGGGTAATCCACTTTATAACTGGGAGGTTATGAAGCAAAGAGGTTATGATTGGTGGGTTAATCGAATTGGTACTGCTACAAAAATTTACGATATTGTACGAATAGATCATTTCAGAGGTTTTGAAAGCTATTATGCAATTAAAGCCGAAAGCGAAACAGCTGAGCATGGTACTTGGCGCAAGGGCCCTGATATTGAGCTTTTCAACACAATAAAAGCTAAGCTCTCTAATCCTGATATTATTGCAGAAGACTTAGGCCATTTTACTGAACCGGTTAAAACTCTATTAAATGCAACAGGCTATCCGGGTATGAAAGTTTTACAATTTGGATTTAACTCCGGAGAAGACAGTACATTTTTACCTCATAACTTTAAGAGAAATACTGTTTGCTATACAGGTACACACGATAATGACACCATTAAAGGCTGGCTTGATTCTTTAAACGAAGCAGATTTGAAATATGTTATGGATTACTTAAATGTAGACAATAAAGATGATTGCATTTATGGACTTATAAGGCTCGCATGGGCAAGTGTGTGCGACATGGCTATTACAACTATGCAGGACTTATTAAAACTTCCTACAGAAGCCAGAATGAATATACCATCAACCGCACAAGGAAACTGGCGTTGGAGAATGAAAAAGGATCAATTAACGCAAGAACTAACCCAAAAGCTCTATACATTAACAAAACTATATTGGAGGTAA
- a CDS encoding GH36-type glycosyl hydrolase domain-containing protein gives MEYLNQELQEKLKAYISEFIESKFISSKCLIKQVRSSRRTIRKYYNSLMPYSNTSGFERLFCDSYYKVERESHLILKRLKNVYLPASKGKCNIDLYGFFDCVLQSHCIINTDSIIDLIGLFEEKRYMKNVEFDFIEVILKCAAVNNIAELIKKKNFEYTLLDRCIGVIYASEQADYEYIIEKKNRLEYLLKQDPSGVYSKQSDVTQKHYRYIISKMARITLEDELLLTRQFLAKAKESECKKHIGFYIYEAYEIYKKNAYKRKLHLTLLYSLSIFLTVGISILFHTWYLIPLIFLPIIEIIRPMVECFILKGVEHDYAPRMDFHSIVPEECKTVVVVSTLMPEINELASFKTKLEHLILTNSKGAISFVVLLDYKPAKEQEMPLDSEKLNGLDKAVKEINRLYQNKLLAIVRKREYSQTQGVYTGRERKRGAICDLVSTIHGKDIKFAHTCGDLEILTDVKYLMALDYDTKLLLDSVCELVEIAAHPLNQPIVNYETKIVESGYGIILPHIVIDLKESMKTMFTRIMGGIGGNSCYDSGCSEFYQELYGNSVFTGKGLIDVNAFFQVMQNEFEPETVLSHDIIEGLALRVRHAGGVEVVDGFPYNATAYFKRLHRWIRGDFQNIAFLFRKRHEKNIGIQNHLKKIDRYKILDNIRREITPIFSIVCLIISCFVDFQISIFLFLIAILAVTAPYLFAILVKLIHGSITAFTTRTYAKTLPITAELFTKAVAELILLPQYAYISLDAGIRGLYRRFISKKNMLEWVTAAQVQNQKHGITTELLYYYPCIILPVALLFAPYLYLKIAAIVFLLSVSFVLLSKKVFKDKPISITRHQQNVLVQDVKIMWDYYQDLCNEENHFLPPDNMQEAPVFRIAHRTSPTNIGMMLLSALTARDFDIITTDQLVFYVENVLATVDSLEKFHGNLFNWYDTMSLATLEPAFVSTVDSGNFICSLVCLKEGLKEYEFEHQNIRALIKKIESLIDDADLSVFYDKRRGLFTIGYDRTSDSFSLSHYDMLMSEARMTSYFAIAKGQVPKKHWGSLNRTLSRQGVHTGPMSWTGTMFEYFMPELLLHSVKGSFGYEALHYCIQCQKNRVKKYPIPYGISESGIYRFDNSLNYQYQANGVQRLGLKRGMNDELVISPYSSFLCLPQDFESAYHNIKLIESIQVKGKYGFYEAIDYTRKRIGDNSLRVIKSYMAHHIGMSIIAVNNLINNNIMQKRFLRDLDMSSAIELLQEKIQVGEIVFFEQRKREHQIVPEEIVHDYCEKLNPCNPKIKLLNNGELTSVITDIGASFIQYNSVDITRRPTDLLRAPLGTFAFLQTKDKILSLTYAPSYDSGCKYETEFTKYSTKFYCDYQSIKTEIEVTMHRVLPCEQRKIQIHNTEKGLLDTALIIYAEPCLFGFMDDITHKAFSKLFLNISIDKETNIIIASRKKRGSEAIVFMAIGFKEDISFDLESNRENIFTRGNLSSVKYCAFTDEFEGGTGVPDPCIALRVKVNCKPNDKAEYTLLTAIGKSKTEAIMHIKAVRECEGVKEQIAAKSELEHGTLTHRIAQVLLPQVIFQTNLSSSIINAISKNTLGVNGLWSMGISGDLPIVIVDVLNKNDMERVDVYSICHALFRLNGIQFDLIFLYQEDEEETETINAIQARVKMNCGESSIGQKGGIYLLKRMQIDEEHLNLLYATACHVATRSLVRIEIPTFPYQPVQIKSVQKQNLDCKCGYHVNGGVFIDNSFYVTETPKLPWCHILSNPTFGTLMSDKCLGFTWAINSRENKLTPWYNDTIRDNNGEMLCLNLDDHYFDLLDGSLVEYNPNYACYYGETPSFTSKVTVTVPRKGMIKYINVELQNHSEKAKTISLCYYTEPVLNVTRTNSRFINGGFEENILLFQNPFNLSGKAFVGMSCTEEVTSYFCDRPQFLCGRWEENSLPPKQDLCGALVITKEIKPNETLNLTFMLCFAMSKQGVIEQIRLQPHEAYFPENSIQVNSNEKAYDFMVNTWLPHQMLASRIYGRTGFYQCGGAYGFRDQLQDVFSYMPLSPTLTRTHIIRCCASQFEEGDVMHWWHIMPKSGGGKKGVRTRYSDDLVWLPYVVSQYLDFTNDQTLLDIPVKYLIAPELQPKQKDHYLEAEYTEYRESVYEHCKRALNKAYVLGNHGLPKIGCGDWNDGYSKVGIEGKGESVWLAQFLSLTMQQFKNVALLRNDTDFAEECETRSCALLQVVDQFCYDKDHYIRAFFDNGQVMGSYQSEECKIDSLTQSFSVLANMPNKERTLTALETAYHSLVDEEFGIIKLFTPPYDASEQDPGYVKAYPRGVRENGGQYTHASIWFAMAFAKMEQKERFFQLAKYLNPISKYENDPISDCYLNEPYYMSADIYTNEYSYGRGGWSLYTGAAGWYYQLLLQYYFGIHLNLKSIVFEPKLPFDSEGYHVNINMDGNKIETDISNYQKKNIQF, from the coding sequence TTGGAATATTTGAATCAAGAATTACAAGAAAAGTTAAAAGCATATATAAGCGAATTTATAGAATCTAAGTTTATTTCATCTAAATGTTTGATAAAACAGGTTCGATCTTCAAGGAGAACCATTCGAAAATATTATAATAGCTTAATGCCATATAGCAATACATCTGGATTTGAGCGTTTGTTTTGTGATAGTTACTATAAGGTTGAACGGGAATCTCACTTGATATTGAAACGACTAAAAAATGTTTATCTGCCAGCAAGCAAAGGAAAATGTAATATTGATTTGTATGGCTTTTTCGATTGTGTTTTACAAAGCCATTGTATCATTAATACAGATAGCATTATTGATTTAATTGGTCTTTTTGAAGAAAAGAGATACATGAAAAATGTAGAATTTGATTTTATTGAAGTAATTTTAAAATGTGCAGCAGTAAATAATATTGCAGAACTCATTAAGAAAAAGAATTTTGAATATACCCTTCTTGATCGTTGTATTGGGGTAATATACGCATCAGAACAGGCTGATTATGAATATATTATTGAAAAAAAGAACCGACTAGAATATCTATTAAAGCAAGACCCATCAGGAGTATATAGCAAGCAATCAGACGTTACCCAAAAGCACTATCGTTATATTATTTCAAAAATGGCACGTATTACTTTAGAAGATGAATTACTTTTAACGAGGCAGTTCCTAGCAAAGGCAAAAGAAAGTGAATGTAAAAAGCACATTGGTTTTTATATATATGAAGCATATGAAATATATAAAAAGAATGCCTATAAGAGAAAACTGCATTTAACTCTACTGTATTCTTTAAGCATTTTTCTTACAGTAGGTATCAGCATTTTATTTCATACTTGGTATTTGATACCTCTTATTTTTTTACCAATTATTGAAATCATTCGTCCTATGGTGGAATGCTTCATATTGAAAGGCGTAGAACATGATTATGCACCTAGAATGGATTTTCATTCCATTGTTCCTGAGGAGTGCAAAACAGTAGTTGTAGTATCAACCCTTATGCCGGAAATAAACGAATTAGCAAGTTTTAAAACTAAACTAGAACATTTAATCCTAACAAATTCAAAAGGCGCAATATCTTTTGTTGTTTTATTAGATTATAAACCGGCAAAAGAACAAGAAATGCCACTAGATTCCGAAAAATTAAATGGTTTAGATAAGGCTGTTAAAGAAATCAACCGGCTATATCAAAATAAGCTGTTAGCAATTGTTCGTAAAAGAGAATATAGTCAAACGCAGGGCGTATATACAGGAAGAGAACGCAAAAGAGGAGCAATATGTGATTTAGTATCTACTATTCATGGAAAGGACATTAAATTTGCACATACTTGCGGTGATTTAGAGATTCTAACAGATGTTAAATATTTGATGGCACTCGACTATGATACAAAACTATTATTGGACAGTGTTTGTGAGCTTGTTGAAATAGCTGCGCATCCATTGAATCAACCAATAGTGAATTACGAAACAAAAATCGTGGAAAGTGGTTATGGAATTATTCTCCCACACATTGTAATTGATTTAAAAGAGTCTATGAAAACAATGTTTACACGTATTATGGGCGGTATTGGTGGTAATTCATGTTATGATAGTGGATGTAGTGAATTTTATCAAGAATTGTACGGTAATTCTGTTTTTACTGGTAAAGGTTTAATTGATGTTAATGCATTTTTTCAAGTAATGCAGAATGAATTTGAACCTGAAACAGTATTAAGCCATGATATTATTGAAGGATTGGCTTTGCGTGTTCGTCATGCAGGGGGCGTAGAAGTTGTAGATGGATTTCCTTATAATGCAACAGCATATTTTAAGAGACTGCATCGTTGGATTCGTGGCGATTTTCAAAATATTGCATTTTTATTTCGTAAGAGACATGAAAAAAATATTGGAATTCAAAATCATCTTAAAAAAATTGACAGATATAAGATATTGGATAACATTCGCAGAGAAATAACGCCTATATTTTCAATAGTGTGTTTGATTATATCGTGTTTTGTTGATTTTCAAATTTCAATTTTTCTCTTTCTTATCGCCATACTGGCAGTAACAGCACCGTATTTGTTTGCAATTCTTGTAAAGCTTATTCATGGTTCTATTACAGCTTTTACTACAAGAACCTACGCAAAAACGCTTCCGATTACTGCTGAACTTTTTACAAAAGCAGTCGCAGAATTAATTTTGTTACCTCAATATGCCTATATTTCATTAGATGCCGGAATTAGGGGACTATATCGACGATTTATTTCAAAGAAAAATATGTTAGAATGGGTTACTGCTGCTCAAGTACAAAATCAAAAACATGGTATTACAACAGAATTATTATATTATTATCCTTGTATTATACTTCCTGTGGCATTACTATTTGCACCATATCTTTATTTAAAGATAGCAGCAATTGTTTTTTTGCTCTCAGTTTCTTTTGTCTTGTTGTCAAAAAAAGTATTCAAAGACAAACCAATTTCCATAACAAGACATCAACAAAATGTGTTGGTTCAAGATGTTAAAATAATGTGGGATTATTATCAGGACTTATGTAATGAAGAAAATCATTTCTTACCTCCTGATAATATGCAAGAAGCACCTGTGTTTCGTATTGCACACAGAACTTCACCAACTAACATCGGTATGATGCTATTGTCTGCTCTCACAGCGAGAGATTTTGATATTATTACAACGGACCAATTGGTGTTTTATGTTGAAAATGTTCTTGCTACAGTAGACTCATTGGAAAAGTTTCATGGAAATTTATTTAATTGGTATGATACGATGTCGTTAGCTACACTAGAACCTGCATTTGTATCAACTGTGGATAGTGGAAATTTTATTTGTAGTTTAGTTTGCTTAAAAGAAGGATTAAAGGAATATGAATTTGAGCATCAAAATATTAGAGCTTTGATAAAAAAAATAGAAAGCTTAATAGATGATGCAGACCTATCTGTTTTTTATGACAAACGACGTGGATTATTTACTATCGGCTATGATCGAACAAGCGATAGTTTTAGTTTATCTCATTATGATATGTTAATGAGCGAAGCGCGAATGACAAGTTATTTTGCTATAGCAAAAGGACAAGTACCTAAAAAACATTGGGGTTCTTTGAATCGAACATTATCTCGCCAAGGAGTGCATACCGGTCCAATGTCGTGGACCGGAACAATGTTTGAATATTTTATGCCTGAGCTGCTTTTGCATAGTGTTAAGGGCTCCTTTGGCTATGAAGCGTTGCATTATTGTATTCAATGTCAAAAAAACAGAGTAAAAAAATATCCAATCCCTTATGGAATTTCAGAAAGCGGCATTTACCGATTTGATAACAGTTTAAATTATCAATATCAAGCAAATGGCGTACAACGACTGGGACTAAAACGAGGCATGAATGATGAACTGGTTATTAGCCCTTATTCCTCATTTTTATGTTTGCCGCAAGACTTTGAATCGGCGTATCATAATATTAAATTGATTGAAAGCATTCAAGTGAAAGGCAAGTATGGTTTTTACGAAGCGATTGACTATACAAGAAAACGAATTGGCGATAATAGTCTTCGTGTCATTAAAAGCTATATGGCGCATCATATCGGGATGAGTATTATTGCTGTGAATAATTTGATTAACAATAATATTATGCAAAAACGTTTTTTGCGTGATTTAGATATGTCTAGTGCAATTGAATTACTACAAGAAAAAATACAAGTTGGTGAAATTGTGTTTTTTGAACAACGAAAAAGAGAACATCAAATTGTGCCTGAAGAAATCGTTCATGATTATTGTGAAAAATTAAACCCATGTAATCCAAAAATAAAGCTGTTAAATAATGGGGAATTAACGAGTGTGATAACTGATATAGGTGCATCTTTTATTCAATACAATTCTGTTGATATTACAAGACGTCCAACGGATTTACTTCGTGCACCATTAGGAACATTTGCATTTTTACAAACAAAGGATAAAATTCTATCATTAACCTATGCACCAAGCTACGATTCCGGCTGTAAATATGAAACAGAGTTTACGAAGTATAGCACAAAATTTTATTGTGATTATCAATCTATCAAAACAGAAATAGAAGTTACAATGCATCGGGTATTACCTTGTGAGCAACGTAAAATTCAAATTCACAACACAGAAAAAGGTTTGCTTGATACAGCTTTGATAATTTACGCAGAACCTTGTTTATTTGGATTTATGGATGATATTACACATAAAGCATTTTCAAAGTTATTTTTAAATATATCCATTGATAAGGAAACAAATATAATTATCGCTTCAAGAAAGAAACGCGGAAGTGAAGCAATTGTTTTTATGGCAATAGGGTTTAAAGAAGATATTTCATTTGATTTAGAAAGCAATAGAGAAAATATCTTTACCAGGGGTAATTTGTCATCTGTAAAGTATTGTGCATTTACAGATGAATTTGAAGGAGGAACCGGTGTGCCAGATCCATGTATTGCTCTTCGAGTGAAAGTGAATTGCAAGCCGAATGATAAAGCTGAGTATACATTGCTAACAGCAATCGGAAAGAGTAAAACGGAAGCAATTATGCACATCAAAGCTGTACGAGAATGTGAAGGTGTAAAAGAACAAATCGCCGCTAAAAGCGAATTGGAACATGGCACATTGACACATCGAATAGCACAAGTGCTATTGCCACAAGTTATTTTTCAAACAAATTTATCCTCTTCTATTATTAATGCTATTTCAAAGAACACTTTGGGAGTAAACGGACTATGGTCAATGGGTATCTCAGGTGATTTACCAATTGTTATTGTTGATGTTTTAAATAAAAATGATATGGAACGTGTTGATGTTTATTCTATTTGTCATGCATTGTTTCGTTTGAATGGAATTCAATTTGATTTAATCTTTTTATATCAAGAAGATGAAGAAGAAACGGAAACGATCAATGCAATTCAGGCAAGAGTTAAAATGAACTGTGGAGAAAGTTCGATTGGACAAAAAGGCGGAATCTATTTACTGAAACGTATGCAAATAGATGAGGAGCATTTAAATTTACTTTATGCAACAGCTTGTCATGTTGCAACCAGAAGTTTAGTGAGAATAGAGATACCCACTTTTCCATATCAACCAGTTCAAATAAAATCCGTTCAAAAGCAAAATTTAGATTGTAAATGTGGCTATCATGTAAATGGCGGTGTTTTCATTGATAATAGTTTTTATGTAACAGAAACACCAAAACTACCTTGGTGTCATATACTGTCTAATCCGACTTTTGGCACTTTGATGTCTGACAAGTGTTTGGGCTTTACATGGGCAATTAACTCTAGAGAAAATAAATTAACTCCATGGTACAATGATACCATACGAGATAATAACGGCGAAATGCTCTGCTTGAATTTGGACGATCATTATTTTGATTTATTAGATGGTTCACTAGTGGAATACAACCCAAATTACGCTTGCTATTATGGTGAAACTCCTAGCTTTACCAGTAAAGTAACCGTTACAGTTCCTCGAAAAGGCATGATAAAGTATATTAATGTTGAATTACAAAATCATTCCGAGAAAGCAAAAACAATAAGTTTATGTTATTATACGGAACCTGTTTTAAATGTAACGCGAACAAATTCTCGCTTTATAAATGGTGGTTTTGAAGAAAATATTTTACTATTTCAAAATCCTTTTAATTTATCGGGTAAAGCTTTTGTGGGGATGAGTTGCACCGAAGAAGTTACTTCTTATTTCTGTGATCGCCCACAATTTCTATGTGGTAGGTGGGAAGAAAATTCATTACCACCAAAACAAGATTTATGTGGAGCTTTGGTGATAACAAAAGAAATAAAGCCCAATGAAACTTTAAATCTTACTTTTATGCTTTGTTTTGCTATGAGTAAGCAAGGCGTTATAGAACAGATTCGATTACAACCACATGAAGCATATTTCCCGGAAAATAGTATTCAAGTTAATTCAAACGAAAAAGCATATGACTTTATGGTTAATACTTGGCTGCCTCACCAGATGTTGGCTTCAAGAATTTACGGTAGAACAGGATTTTATCAATGTGGCGGCGCATATGGTTTTCGAGATCAATTACAAGATGTTTTTTCTTATATGCCTCTTTCACCAACATTAACACGAACACACATTATTCGTTGCTGTGCAAGTCAATTTGAAGAAGGAGATGTAATGCATTGGTGGCATATTATGCCGAAAAGTGGAGGAGGTAAGAAGGGAGTTCGTACTCGATACTCAGATGATTTAGTGTGGCTTCCATATGTTGTAAGCCAATATCTCGATTTTACGAATGATCAAACTTTATTAGATATACCTGTGAAATATTTAATCGCTCCTGAATTACAACCAAAACAGAAAGATCATTATCTCGAGGCTGAATATACTGAGTATCGGGAAAGTGTCTATGAACATTGCAAACGTGCATTGAATAAAGCTTATGTTTTAGGTAATCATGGTTTACCTAAAATCGGATGTGGAGATTGGAATGATGGATACAGCAAGGTTGGAATAGAAGGAAAAGGGGAGAGTGTGTGGCTTGCACAATTTTTATCTTTAACAATGCAACAATTTAAAAATGTAGCACTACTAAGAAACGATACTGATTTTGCTGAAGAATGTGAAACAAGATCTTGTGCACTCTTACAAGTAGTTGATCAATTTTGTTACGATAAAGACCATTATATTCGAGCATTTTTCGATAACGGACAAGTAATGGGCTCTTATCAAAGTGAAGAATGTAAAATTGATTCATTAACGCAAAGCTTTAGTGTACTTGCGAATATGCCGAATAAAGAGAGAACTTTAACTGCACTTGAAACCGCATATCATTCTTTGGTTGATGAAGAGTTTGGCATCATTAAATTGTTTACGCCCCCATATGATGCATCTGAGCAAGATCCCGGCTATGTAAAAGCATATCCAAGAGGTGTACGAGAAAACGGAGGGCAATACACTCATGCATCAATTTGGTTTGCAATGGCTTTTGCAAAGATGGAACAAAAAGAACGGTTTTTTCAATTAGCAAAATACCTAAATCCTATATCAAAATATGAGAATGATCCAATTTCAGATTGCTATCTAAATGAACCTTATTATATGTCTGCTGATATTTATACGAATGAATATAGCTATGGAAGGGGCGGATGGAGCCTATATACAGGTGCAGCAGGATGGTATTATCAATTACTGTTACAATATTATTTTGGAATTCATCTCAATTTAAAAAGTATTGTTTTCGAGCCAAAGCTACCTTTTGATAGTGAAGGGTATCATGTGAATATCAATATGGATGGTAATAAAATTGAAACCGATATTTCAAATTATCAAAAGAAGAACATTCAATTTTAA